One Malania oleifera isolate guangnan ecotype guangnan chromosome 10, ASM2987363v1, whole genome shotgun sequence genomic region harbors:
- the LOC131165391 gene encoding lysine-specific demethylase ELF6 isoform X1: MRDVEIPTWLKGMPLAPEFRPTDTEFADPIAYISKIEKEASAFGICKVIPPLPKPSRRYVLSNLNKSLSKCPELVSDLNSSDVMLKPNSGDNGNDGEVRAVFTTRHQELGQSVKRARGSAQPQLSAVHKQVWQSGEVYTVEQFESKSKAFARSVLGMIKDVSPLVVEKLFWKAASEKPIYVEYANDVPGSGFGEPKGQFRYFHKRRRKRKETFNRNNRVKSDCKEEEADTVGNPQYDGKNIAAIKNKPDSCLEPSNPDQSLEPSKASSSSSTLLSYETSRLSRQKCLDTGNEMEGTAGWKLSNSPWNLQIIARSPGSLTRFMPDDIPGVTSPMVYIGMLFSWFAWHVEDHELHSLNFLHTGSPKTWYAVPGEYAFAFEEVIRTQVYGGNLDRLAALTLLGEKTTLLSPEVVVASGIPCCRLIQNPGEFVVTFPRAYHVGFSHGFNCGEAANFGTPQWLKVAKEAAVRRAAMNYLPMLSHQQLLYLLTMSFISRVPRSFLPGARSSRLRDRQKEERELLVKKAFIEDLLNENNLASVLLGKQKTYHVVLWDPESLPSPCKDSQLCACVVTDGPTPTENGPSVHSKSDNNQNDLFNQMQLYMETVNDLYVEDDLSCDFQVDSGTLACVACGILGFPFMSIVQPSEKASMQLLPANLISAEEGIGVSEPLKSHCPDLVDCFTGSSSGNLPSVPVPLPSENMPVPSITKFPEGWNTSNGAARPRIFCLEHAVQIEEMLQSKGGANVLVICHSDYKKIKAHAVAIAEEIGSCFDYSEISLDSASQEDLNLINLAIDGEDHNKCGEDWTSELGINLRYCVKVRKNSTSKQVKHALTLAGLFSDTIPSSDFLNLKWQFRKSRSMRQSSHRIHLEHSQGIQTKKDEGIQTKKDEVLGGKLDINMVRKEHKIIQYSRRSVKSRRGSSAGASQAVEYPKNFSQEEIPSANFGDSEKFGGSTSENKPENIEKLVTDSAAVDVSSFGNSEMEHEVQMLKATGYTCNDSNLVGNSADIYAAAIPVVESVQAQFQNLEENMENRVCSLVACKSSEVHHDVDTVESSEKIESSLAIATPTVDRFEMQIEGQIREQAKEAEETCGLVTLDSYEGLPQHDAKADGVFIKEVLNAASCPRLVDMVVGPCGVQINAESKKSCMNGEICGCPAFDIEVHQEIRPNEENGEVSVLNCNEPISLPSTVSMEGTAEIPEETCAGEDMGSDGGISYSQDNRNPADVDFSMIDSISAARRHSKRKREVELLVENAQSKNGFIRSPCEGLRPRVKVDTPKRSGIDDKIVDDKQVVSKVKKSSDGSVRNKGKKKGSVPRKDKKEDKKGPHGCDLEGCSMRFKTKVELLVHKSNRCPHKGCGKRFSLHKYAMLHQRVHDDERPLKCPWKGCTMSFKWAWARTEHLRVHTGERPYHCEVEGCGLAFRFISDFSRHRRKTGHYVNLPS, from the exons ATGAGGGATGTTGAGATACCCACTTGGCTAAAAGGGATGCCGCTGGCCCCTGAATTTCGCCCAACTGATACCGAATTTGCTGACCCAATTGCTTATATATCGAAAATTGAGAAAGAAGCTAGTGCTTTCGGTATCTGTAAGGTCATACCGCCATTGCCAAAACCTTCAAGAAGATATGTTCTTTCGAACTTAAACAAATCGCTTTCAAAGTGCCCCGAATTGGTTTCAGATTTAAATTCTTCAGATGTCATGTTGAAACCAAATTCTGGGGATAATGGTAATGATGGAGAGGTACGGGCTGTGTTCACTACTAGGCACCAGGAATTGGGTCAGAGTGTGAAAAGAGCTAGAGGATCAGCTCAGCCACAGCTGTCAGCTGTTCACAAGCAAGTGTGGCAAAGTGGGGAGGTTTATACAGTGGAACAATTTGAATCCAAGTCTAAGGCTTTTGCAAGAAGCGTATTGGGTATGATCAAGGATGTTTCTCCATTAGTAGTTGAGAAACTGTTCTGGAAAGCTGCTTCTGAGAAGCCTATATATGTGGAGTATGCGAATGATGTGCCAGGGTCTGGTTTTGGTGAACCAAAGGGACAGTTTCGGTATTTCCATAAACGCAGGAGGAAGAGGAAGGAGACTTTCAATCGCAATAATCGAGTAAAATCTGATTGCAAGGAAGAAGAGGCAGATACCGTAGGGAATCCCCAGTATGATGGAAAGAACATTGCAGCCATAAAAAATAAACCAGATTCATGTTTAGAGCCCTCTAATCCAGATCAATCATTAGAGCCATCTAAGGCGTCCTCTAGTTCATCAACACTGTTATCATATGAAACTTCTCGATTATCTAGACAGAAGTGTTTGGATACTGGCAATGAGATGGAAGGTACTGCAGGTTGGAAGCTTTCAAACAGTCCTTGGAACTTACAAATAATTGCAAGATCACCTGGCTCACTTACACGTTTCATGCCGGATGACATCCCAGGTGTCACTTCACCGATGGTCTATATTGGTATGCTGTTCAGCTGGTTTGCTTGGCATGTTGAAGATCATGAGCTTCATAGCTTGAATTTTCTTCACACCGGTTCTCCTAAGACTTGGTACGCTGTCCCTGGAGAATATGCATTTGCTTTTGAGGAAGTCATTCGTACTCAGGTTTATGGAGGGAATCTTGACCGCCTAG CTGCTCTCACACTATTGGGCGAGAAGACTACTCTTCTATCACCAGAGGTGGTTGTGGCCTCAGGCATTCCTTGTTGCAG GTTGATACAGAACCCTGGTGAATTTGTTGTGACGTTTCCAAGGGCTTACCATGTAGGATTTAGCCATG gtttcaattgtggAGAAGCTGCTAACTTTGGAACTCCACAATGGCTTAAAGTAGCCAAGGAAGCTGCAGTGCGCAGAGCTGCTATGAACTATCTTCCCATGCTCTCTCATCAGCAGCTGCTATACCTATTAACCATGTCTTTTATTTCAAG AGTGCCGAGATCCTTCCTACCAGGGGCACGGAGTTCTCGCCTTAGGGATCGCCAAAAGGAAGAAAGAGAGTTGTTAGTGAAGAAGGCATTCATAGAAGACTTGTTAAATGAGAACAATTTAGCATCTGTtcttcttggaaaacaaaaaactTACCATGTGGTATTGTGGGACCCTGAATCACTGCCATCTCCTTGTAAAGATTCTCAGTTGTGTGCGTGTGTTGTCACTGATGGTCCTACACCAACAGAAAATGGTCCATCAGTTCATTCCAAGAGTGATAATAATCAGAATGATCTATTCAACCAGATGCAATTGTATATGGAGACCGTGAATGATTTATATGTGGAAGATGATTTGTCCTGTGATTTTCAAGTTGATTCAGGGACATTGGCATGTGTTGCTTGTGGTATTCTTGGTTTCCCTTTCATGTCTATCGTACAACCGTCTGAAAAAGCATCCATGCAACTATTGCCTGCGAACCTTATTTCGGCTGAAGAAGGAATTGGAGTTTCAGAACCTCTGAAGTCCCATTGCCCAGACCTCGTTGACTGTTTTACGGGCTCTAGTTCAG GGAAtcttccttctgttcctgttcccCTGCCTTCAGAAAATATGCCTGTACCTTCAATAACCAAGTTTCCCGAAGGATGGAATACTTCCAATGGAGCTGCAAGACCGAGAATTTTCTGCCTCGAACATGCTGTTCAAATTGAGGAGATGTTGCAGTCTAAAGGTGGGGCAAACGTGCTTGTAATTTGCCATTCAG actataaaaaaataaaggcaCATGCTGTGGCCATAGCAGAGGAAATTGGTAGCTGTTTTGATTACAGTGAGATTTCATTAGATAGTGCATCTCAGGAAGATCTGAACTTGATCAATCTTGCAATCGATGGCGAAGATCACAACAAATGTGGAGAAGACTGGACCTCAGAACTGGGTATTAACTTGCGGTACTGTGTTAAGGTCAGAAAGAATTCTACATCTAAACAAGTAAAGCATGCATTGACTCTGGCTGGGCTGTTTTCTGATACAATTCCAAGTTCAGATTTTCTAAATCTCAAGTGGCAGTTTAGAAAATCTCGCTCAATGCGTCAATCAAGTCATCGTATCCATCTGGAGCACTCGCAGGGCATTCAAACAAAGAAAGATGAAGGAATTCAAACAAAGAAAGATGAAGTGTTGGGAGGAAAGCTAGACATTAACATGGTTAGAAAGGAACATAAAATTATTCAATATTCAAGAAGAAGTGTTAAGTCTAGACGAGGTAGTTCTGCGGGGGCTAGCCAAGCTGTTGAATACCCCAAAAATTTCTCTCAGGAAGAAATTCCATCAGCTAATTTTGGAGATTCTGAGAAATTTGGTGGAAGCACATCTGAAAATAAACCTGAAAACATTGAAAAGTTAGTGACTGATTCTGCAGCAGTGGACGtctcttcttttggaaattctgaaATGGAACATGAGGTCCAAATGCTTAAAGCCACTGGGTATACGTGCAATGATTCAAACTTGGTTGGAAATTCTGCAGATATATATGCTGCTGCTATCCCCGTTGTTGAAAGTGTCCAGGCACAGTTTCAAAATTTGGAGGAAAATATGGAGAACAGGGTTTGTAGTTTAGTAGCATGCAAGAGTTCAGAGGTGCACCATGATGTTGACACGGTGGAATCCAGTGAGAAAATTGAGAGTTCTCTTGCCATTGCCACCCCAACTGTTGATAGATTCGAGATGCAGATAGAGGGTCAAATTAGAGAACAAGCCAAGGAGGCGGAGGAGACTTGTGGTTTAGTGACCCTGGATTCTTATGAAGGGCTGCCTCAGCATGATGCCAAGGCTGATGGTGTTTTCATAAAGGAGGTTTTGAATGCTGCTAGCTGCCCACGTCTTGTTGACATGGTTGTGGGACCCTGtggtgtacaaataaatgctgaAAGCAAGAAATCATGCATGAATGGTGAGATTTGTGGCTGTCCGGCCTTCGATATTGAAGTGCATCAAGAAATCCGGCCAAATGAGGAAAATGGGGAGGTGTCTGTTTTGAATTGCAATGAACCGATAAGCCTGCCTTCTACCGTCTCAATGGAAGGTACTGCTGAAATCCCAGAGGAGACCTGTGCGGGAGAAGACATGGGCAGTGATGGTGGGATCTCTTACTCGCAGGACAATAGAAATCCTGCGGATGTTGACTTTAGCATGATAGACTCCATATCAGCGGCAAGAAGGCATAGCAAAAGAAAGAGGGAAGTGGAGTTGCTGGTAGAAAATGCACAGAGCAAAAATGGCTTTATTAGGAGTCCATGTGAGGGATTGAGGCCAAGGGTTAAAGTGGATACGCCCAAACGAAGTGGGATTGATGATAAAATAGTTGATGATAAGCAGGTGGTGAGTAAGGTGAAGAAGTCATCAGATGGTTCAGTTCGGAACAAGGGTAAAAAGAAAGGTTCAGTTCCCAGAAAGgataaaaaagaagataaaaaagggCCTCACGGATGCGACCTTGAAGGGTGCAGTATGAGATTCAAGACGAAGGTGGAGTTACTCGTGCACAAGAGTAATCGTTGCCCCCATAAAGGCTGTGGGAAGAGGTTCAGCTTGCACAAATATGCCATGCTTCACCAACGCGTGCATGATGATGAGAGGCCACTGAAGTGCCCTTGGAAGGGTTGCACCATGTCGTTCAAGTGGGCATGGGCCCGGACTGAGCATCTACGGGTGCACACTGGGGAGCGACCATACCATTGTGAGGTTGAGGGCTGCGGCCTCGCTTTCAGGTTTATATCAGACTTCAGCCGGCATAGACGTAAAACAGGGCATTATGTGAATTTACCCTCCTGA
- the LOC131165391 gene encoding lysine-specific demethylase ELF6 isoform X2, giving the protein MRDVEIPTWLKGMPLAPEFRPTDTEFADPIAYISKIEKEASAFGICKVIPPLPKPSRRYVLSNLNKSLSKCPELVSDLNSSDVMLKPNSGDNGNDGEVRAVFTTRHQELGQSVKRARGSAQPQLSAVHKQVWQSGEVYTVEQFESKSKAFARSVLGMIKDVSPLVVEKLFWKAASEKPIYVEYANDVPGSGFGEPKGQFRYFHKRRRKRKETFNRNNRVKSDCKEEEADTVGNPQYDGKNIAAIKNKPDSCLEPSNPDQSLEPSKASSSSSTLLSYETSRLSRQKCLDTGNEMEGTAGWKLSNSPWNLQIIARSPGSLTRFMPDDIPGVTSPMVYIGMLFSWFAWHVEDHELHSLNFLHTGSPKTWYAVPGEYAFAFEEVIRTQVYGGNLDRLGFNCGEAANFGTPQWLKVAKEAAVRRAAMNYLPMLSHQQLLYLLTMSFISRVPRSFLPGARSSRLRDRQKEERELLVKKAFIEDLLNENNLASVLLGKQKTYHVVLWDPESLPSPCKDSQLCACVVTDGPTPTENGPSVHSKSDNNQNDLFNQMQLYMETVNDLYVEDDLSCDFQVDSGTLACVACGILGFPFMSIVQPSEKASMQLLPANLISAEEGIGVSEPLKSHCPDLVDCFTGSSSGNLPSVPVPLPSENMPVPSITKFPEGWNTSNGAARPRIFCLEHAVQIEEMLQSKGGANVLVICHSDYKKIKAHAVAIAEEIGSCFDYSEISLDSASQEDLNLINLAIDGEDHNKCGEDWTSELGINLRYCVKVRKNSTSKQVKHALTLAGLFSDTIPSSDFLNLKWQFRKSRSMRQSSHRIHLEHSQGIQTKKDEGIQTKKDEVLGGKLDINMVRKEHKIIQYSRRSVKSRRGSSAGASQAVEYPKNFSQEEIPSANFGDSEKFGGSTSENKPENIEKLVTDSAAVDVSSFGNSEMEHEVQMLKATGYTCNDSNLVGNSADIYAAAIPVVESVQAQFQNLEENMENRVCSLVACKSSEVHHDVDTVESSEKIESSLAIATPTVDRFEMQIEGQIREQAKEAEETCGLVTLDSYEGLPQHDAKADGVFIKEVLNAASCPRLVDMVVGPCGVQINAESKKSCMNGEICGCPAFDIEVHQEIRPNEENGEVSVLNCNEPISLPSTVSMEGTAEIPEETCAGEDMGSDGGISYSQDNRNPADVDFSMIDSISAARRHSKRKREVELLVENAQSKNGFIRSPCEGLRPRVKVDTPKRSGIDDKIVDDKQVVSKVKKSSDGSVRNKGKKKGSVPRKDKKEDKKGPHGCDLEGCSMRFKTKVELLVHKSNRCPHKGCGKRFSLHKYAMLHQRVHDDERPLKCPWKGCTMSFKWAWARTEHLRVHTGERPYHCEVEGCGLAFRFISDFSRHRRKTGHYVNLPS; this is encoded by the exons ATGAGGGATGTTGAGATACCCACTTGGCTAAAAGGGATGCCGCTGGCCCCTGAATTTCGCCCAACTGATACCGAATTTGCTGACCCAATTGCTTATATATCGAAAATTGAGAAAGAAGCTAGTGCTTTCGGTATCTGTAAGGTCATACCGCCATTGCCAAAACCTTCAAGAAGATATGTTCTTTCGAACTTAAACAAATCGCTTTCAAAGTGCCCCGAATTGGTTTCAGATTTAAATTCTTCAGATGTCATGTTGAAACCAAATTCTGGGGATAATGGTAATGATGGAGAGGTACGGGCTGTGTTCACTACTAGGCACCAGGAATTGGGTCAGAGTGTGAAAAGAGCTAGAGGATCAGCTCAGCCACAGCTGTCAGCTGTTCACAAGCAAGTGTGGCAAAGTGGGGAGGTTTATACAGTGGAACAATTTGAATCCAAGTCTAAGGCTTTTGCAAGAAGCGTATTGGGTATGATCAAGGATGTTTCTCCATTAGTAGTTGAGAAACTGTTCTGGAAAGCTGCTTCTGAGAAGCCTATATATGTGGAGTATGCGAATGATGTGCCAGGGTCTGGTTTTGGTGAACCAAAGGGACAGTTTCGGTATTTCCATAAACGCAGGAGGAAGAGGAAGGAGACTTTCAATCGCAATAATCGAGTAAAATCTGATTGCAAGGAAGAAGAGGCAGATACCGTAGGGAATCCCCAGTATGATGGAAAGAACATTGCAGCCATAAAAAATAAACCAGATTCATGTTTAGAGCCCTCTAATCCAGATCAATCATTAGAGCCATCTAAGGCGTCCTCTAGTTCATCAACACTGTTATCATATGAAACTTCTCGATTATCTAGACAGAAGTGTTTGGATACTGGCAATGAGATGGAAGGTACTGCAGGTTGGAAGCTTTCAAACAGTCCTTGGAACTTACAAATAATTGCAAGATCACCTGGCTCACTTACACGTTTCATGCCGGATGACATCCCAGGTGTCACTTCACCGATGGTCTATATTGGTATGCTGTTCAGCTGGTTTGCTTGGCATGTTGAAGATCATGAGCTTCATAGCTTGAATTTTCTTCACACCGGTTCTCCTAAGACTTGGTACGCTGTCCCTGGAGAATATGCATTTGCTTTTGAGGAAGTCATTCGTACTCAGGTTTATGGAGGGAATCTTGACCGCCTAG gtttcaattgtggAGAAGCTGCTAACTTTGGAACTCCACAATGGCTTAAAGTAGCCAAGGAAGCTGCAGTGCGCAGAGCTGCTATGAACTATCTTCCCATGCTCTCTCATCAGCAGCTGCTATACCTATTAACCATGTCTTTTATTTCAAG AGTGCCGAGATCCTTCCTACCAGGGGCACGGAGTTCTCGCCTTAGGGATCGCCAAAAGGAAGAAAGAGAGTTGTTAGTGAAGAAGGCATTCATAGAAGACTTGTTAAATGAGAACAATTTAGCATCTGTtcttcttggaaaacaaaaaactTACCATGTGGTATTGTGGGACCCTGAATCACTGCCATCTCCTTGTAAAGATTCTCAGTTGTGTGCGTGTGTTGTCACTGATGGTCCTACACCAACAGAAAATGGTCCATCAGTTCATTCCAAGAGTGATAATAATCAGAATGATCTATTCAACCAGATGCAATTGTATATGGAGACCGTGAATGATTTATATGTGGAAGATGATTTGTCCTGTGATTTTCAAGTTGATTCAGGGACATTGGCATGTGTTGCTTGTGGTATTCTTGGTTTCCCTTTCATGTCTATCGTACAACCGTCTGAAAAAGCATCCATGCAACTATTGCCTGCGAACCTTATTTCGGCTGAAGAAGGAATTGGAGTTTCAGAACCTCTGAAGTCCCATTGCCCAGACCTCGTTGACTGTTTTACGGGCTCTAGTTCAG GGAAtcttccttctgttcctgttcccCTGCCTTCAGAAAATATGCCTGTACCTTCAATAACCAAGTTTCCCGAAGGATGGAATACTTCCAATGGAGCTGCAAGACCGAGAATTTTCTGCCTCGAACATGCTGTTCAAATTGAGGAGATGTTGCAGTCTAAAGGTGGGGCAAACGTGCTTGTAATTTGCCATTCAG actataaaaaaataaaggcaCATGCTGTGGCCATAGCAGAGGAAATTGGTAGCTGTTTTGATTACAGTGAGATTTCATTAGATAGTGCATCTCAGGAAGATCTGAACTTGATCAATCTTGCAATCGATGGCGAAGATCACAACAAATGTGGAGAAGACTGGACCTCAGAACTGGGTATTAACTTGCGGTACTGTGTTAAGGTCAGAAAGAATTCTACATCTAAACAAGTAAAGCATGCATTGACTCTGGCTGGGCTGTTTTCTGATACAATTCCAAGTTCAGATTTTCTAAATCTCAAGTGGCAGTTTAGAAAATCTCGCTCAATGCGTCAATCAAGTCATCGTATCCATCTGGAGCACTCGCAGGGCATTCAAACAAAGAAAGATGAAGGAATTCAAACAAAGAAAGATGAAGTGTTGGGAGGAAAGCTAGACATTAACATGGTTAGAAAGGAACATAAAATTATTCAATATTCAAGAAGAAGTGTTAAGTCTAGACGAGGTAGTTCTGCGGGGGCTAGCCAAGCTGTTGAATACCCCAAAAATTTCTCTCAGGAAGAAATTCCATCAGCTAATTTTGGAGATTCTGAGAAATTTGGTGGAAGCACATCTGAAAATAAACCTGAAAACATTGAAAAGTTAGTGACTGATTCTGCAGCAGTGGACGtctcttcttttggaaattctgaaATGGAACATGAGGTCCAAATGCTTAAAGCCACTGGGTATACGTGCAATGATTCAAACTTGGTTGGAAATTCTGCAGATATATATGCTGCTGCTATCCCCGTTGTTGAAAGTGTCCAGGCACAGTTTCAAAATTTGGAGGAAAATATGGAGAACAGGGTTTGTAGTTTAGTAGCATGCAAGAGTTCAGAGGTGCACCATGATGTTGACACGGTGGAATCCAGTGAGAAAATTGAGAGTTCTCTTGCCATTGCCACCCCAACTGTTGATAGATTCGAGATGCAGATAGAGGGTCAAATTAGAGAACAAGCCAAGGAGGCGGAGGAGACTTGTGGTTTAGTGACCCTGGATTCTTATGAAGGGCTGCCTCAGCATGATGCCAAGGCTGATGGTGTTTTCATAAAGGAGGTTTTGAATGCTGCTAGCTGCCCACGTCTTGTTGACATGGTTGTGGGACCCTGtggtgtacaaataaatgctgaAAGCAAGAAATCATGCATGAATGGTGAGATTTGTGGCTGTCCGGCCTTCGATATTGAAGTGCATCAAGAAATCCGGCCAAATGAGGAAAATGGGGAGGTGTCTGTTTTGAATTGCAATGAACCGATAAGCCTGCCTTCTACCGTCTCAATGGAAGGTACTGCTGAAATCCCAGAGGAGACCTGTGCGGGAGAAGACATGGGCAGTGATGGTGGGATCTCTTACTCGCAGGACAATAGAAATCCTGCGGATGTTGACTTTAGCATGATAGACTCCATATCAGCGGCAAGAAGGCATAGCAAAAGAAAGAGGGAAGTGGAGTTGCTGGTAGAAAATGCACAGAGCAAAAATGGCTTTATTAGGAGTCCATGTGAGGGATTGAGGCCAAGGGTTAAAGTGGATACGCCCAAACGAAGTGGGATTGATGATAAAATAGTTGATGATAAGCAGGTGGTGAGTAAGGTGAAGAAGTCATCAGATGGTTCAGTTCGGAACAAGGGTAAAAAGAAAGGTTCAGTTCCCAGAAAGgataaaaaagaagataaaaaagggCCTCACGGATGCGACCTTGAAGGGTGCAGTATGAGATTCAAGACGAAGGTGGAGTTACTCGTGCACAAGAGTAATCGTTGCCCCCATAAAGGCTGTGGGAAGAGGTTCAGCTTGCACAAATATGCCATGCTTCACCAACGCGTGCATGATGATGAGAGGCCACTGAAGTGCCCTTGGAAGGGTTGCACCATGTCGTTCAAGTGGGCATGGGCCCGGACTGAGCATCTACGGGTGCACACTGGGGAGCGACCATACCATTGTGAGGTTGAGGGCTGCGGCCTCGCTTTCAGGTTTATATCAGACTTCAGCCGGCATAGACGTAAAACAGGGCATTATGTGAATTTACCCTCCTGA
- the LOC131165392 gene encoding GCN5-related N-acetyltransferase 8-like, with the protein MAAAAAPPPQPTPAPTPATTLPETPIGNPLFVRIRLGNPSDVPHLHKLIRQMAVFERLTHLLSATEASLAATLFNHPPFQSFTVFILEVSRRPFPVLPLITDPIYPPTTKVVNLDLPVDDPEWEVFRSEGEGDEAVSVAGFVLFFPNYSTFLAKPGFYVEDLFVREYYRRKGFGRMLLSAVASQAMKMAYGRVEWCVLDWNVNAIRFYEEMGAQVLQEWRICRLTGEALQAYAN; encoded by the coding sequence ATGGCCGCCGCCGCCGCACCACCACCACAGCCCACCCCTGCTCCCACTCCGGCCACTACTTTGCCTGAAACTCCCATCGGAAACCCCCTGTTCGTGAGAATCCGCCTGGGCAACCCCTCCGACGTCCCTCATCTCCACAAGCTCATCCGGCAGATGGCCGTCTTCGAGCGCCTCACCCACCTCTTATCCGCCACTGAAGCCTCCCTCGCCGCCACGCTCTTTAACCACCCGCCCTTCCAGTCCTTCACTGTCTTCATCCTCGAAGTCTCCCGCCGCCCCTTCCCGGTGCTCCCTCTGATCACCGACCCCATTTACCCTCCGACCACGAAGGTCGTAAATCTGGACTTGCCCGTCGACGATCCCGAGTGGGAGGTTTTCAGATCTGAAGGGGAGGGCGATGAGGCGGTGTCGGTGGCCGGGTTCGTGCTGTTCTTCCCTAACTACTCGACCTTTCTGGCGAAGCCGGGGTTCTACGTGGAGGACTTGTTCGTGAGGGAATATTACCGGAGGAAGGGGTTCGGGAGGATGCTGCTGTCGGCGGTGGCGTCGCAGGCGATGAAGATGGCATACGGCAGAGTGGAGTGGTGTGTGCTTGATTGGAATGTGAATGCTATTAGGTTTTACGAGGAGATGGGTGCTCAAGTGTTGCAGGAATGGAGGATTTGCAGGTTAACGGGTGAGGCTCTTCAAGCTTATGCAAATTAG